Proteins found in one Takifugu flavidus isolate HTHZ2018 chromosome 7, ASM371156v2, whole genome shotgun sequence genomic segment:
- the LOC130528801 gene encoding cyclin-dependent kinase-like 5 isoform X4 codes for MKNPNIGDVMNKFEVLGIVGEGAYGVVLKCRHKETNEIVAIKKFKDSEENEEVKETTLRELKMLRTLKQENIVELKEAFRRRGKLYLVFEYVEKNMLELLEELPNGVPTDKARSYIYQLIRAIHWCHKHDIVHRDIKPENLLISSDDVLKLCDFGFARSLSEGTDANYTEYVATRWYRSPELLLGAPYGKAVDMWSVGCILGELSDGQPLFPGESEIDQLFTIQKVLGPLPSEQMKLFYNNPRFHGLRFPAVNHHQTLERRYLGIIGGGLLDLLKNLLLLNPTERFLTEQCLNHHAFQTLRLVERSGPPTPTPVRSSKRKPHHGDNTTPSRSHGGKSSGGHRSSSRECSSLPRHEDLHPNTEGFLNGSITAAINLSPTLHPKNYQPQIYNHSTSCSMDLASSNLPHLLSPGEAKSKCDFDLNLGSKVPDGPGAKYLNSNFRSQQNRHSFVEGKTSTLQSGDKHSRHAYMEAHSSTPSAKFAYLNLSKSYGTLSDAKSVGNLNDVHLYADEPTSRYFPSSCLDLTAPSSPAARRMDRLGLGGGGGGRGNTRSDRESNTLDSSHRRSSIRLKASEEAKSPDGLDPGDSGIERSHAHSLSSPRDPLSYGQGYTSPFSSQQRPHRHSMYVRRDHQRTHGAEEGLAVGQGLPTRASSLQLLSPQLQHRTLPRHSGGSSREEDMSRSEQTPTEVTHSRPPIRDSTRDNTASFHTQRQKSEVGLYHDQQTEDGGSSKENRNIYSESMPRRVGSFYRVPSPRPDNSFHDSRGQSRDSGLSSDGTRLTNHSKRQPGFDPWTGPDTVVLNPSEPSKEKEKQGFFRAIKKKKKKSQMMQVPEGRPPATKKSLFPLFSPKNSIKHRSSVRALPIVSSSMVHAVLHSPAHLQPPCTTGHCMFPATGRTPSSRSPPGRPDTKAVDTGPVVKAETGIKSGTRPRTGRMRNCPIPTPRVNP; via the exons gAGACCAATGAAATTGTGGCCATTAAGAAATTTAAGGACAGTGAAG AAAATGAGGAGGTTAAGGAAACCACGCTGCGGGAGCTTAAGATGCTCCGCACCCTCAAGCAGGAGAACAtcgtggagctgaaggaggcctTCCGCAGACGAGGGAAGCTCTACCTCGTCTTTGAGTATGTGGAGAAG AacatgctggagctgctggaggagttgCCAAATGGCGTACCAACCGACAAAGCGCGCAGCTACATCTACCAGCTAATCAGAGCAATTCACTGGTGCCACAAGCACGACATAGTCCACCGGG ACATAAAGCCCGAAAACCTTCTCATCAGCTCTGACGATGTTCTCAAATTGTGTGACTTTG GCTTCGCGCGCAGTCTCTCAGAGGGAACTGATGCTAATTACACCGAGTACGTGGCCACTAGATGGTACCGCTCTCCAGAGCTCCTGCTCGG GGCTCCGTATGGAAAGGCGGTGGACATGTGGTCAGTGGGCTGCATATTAGGAGAGCTGAGCGACGGGCAGCCTCTGTTCCCGGGAGAAAGCGAGATCGACCAGCTCTTTACCATCCAGAAAGTGTTGGGCCCCCTACCATCAGAACAGATGAAGCTCTTCTATAATAACCCCCGCTTCCACGGGCTGAGG TTTCCTGCAGTGAATCACCATCAGACCCTGGAGAGACGATACCTGGGGATCATCGGTGGAggcctcctggatctgctgaaG aacctgctgctgctgaacccgACAGAGCGCTTTCTCACGGAGCAGTGCTTGAATCACCACGCCTTCCAGACCCTGCGGCTGGTGGAACGGTCCggcccacccacacccacacctgtGCGCTCCTCCAAGAGAAAACCTCACCATGGAGACAACACCACCCCCAGCAG GAGCCACGGGGGGAAGAGCTCAGGAGGTCACCGCTCGAGCAGCAGAGAATGTTCCAGCCTGCCTCGACACGAAGACCTCCACCCCAACACCGAGGGGTTCCTCAACGGCAGCATCACGGCGGCGATTAATCTCAGTCCCACGCTGCATCCGAAGAACTACCAGCCGCAGATCTACAACCACTCCACCTCGTGCAGCATGGACCTGGCCAGCAGCAACCTGCCTCATCTGCTCAGCCCCGGTGAAGCCAAGAGCAAGTGCGACTTTGACTTGAACCTGGGGTCGAAGGTTCCCGACGGCCCGGGAGCCAAGTACCTCAACTCCAACTTCCGCTCGCAGCAGAATCGCCATTCCTTTGTGGAGGGGAAGACCAGCACGCTTCAGTCGGGTGACAAACACAGTCGCCACGCCTACATGGAAGCCCACAGCTCCACGCCATCTGCTAAGTTTGCCTATTTGAACTTGTCCAAGAGCTACGGAACGCTCAGCGACGCCAAGTCGGTGGGGAATTTAAACGACGTGCACCTTTACGCGGACGAACCCACATCTCGCTATTTTCCTTCAAGTTGTCTGGACCTCACGGCTCCAAGCAGCCCCGCAGCCCGCCGCATGGACAGACTGGGActtggcggcggcggtggcggcagAGGAAATACGCGTTCGGACAGAGAGAGCAACACGCTGGACTCGTCCCACAGGCGCTCCTCAATCCGTCTGAAGGCCTCGGAGGAGGCCAAATCGCCAGACGGCCTGGACCCCGGAGACAGCGGCATTGAGAGGAGCCACGCTCACTCGCTGTCATCGCCACGTGACCCTCTGTCTTACGGTCAGGGGTACACCAGCCCCTTCTCCTCCCAGCAGCGGCCCCATCGCCACTCCATGTACGTACGGAGAGACCACCAGCGGACACACGGGGCGGAGGAGGGGCTGGCAGTCGGGCAGGGCTTGCCTACCAGAGCCAGcagcctccagctgctctctcCGCAGCTGCAGCATCGCACGCTGCCCCGCCACTCTGGAGGCTCCTCCAGAGAAGAAGACATGAGCAGG AGCGAGCAGACACCCACTGAGGTCACCCACAGCAGACCCCCAATAAGGGACTCCACAAGGGACAACACTGCGTCTTTTCACACACAGCGGCAAAAAAGCGAG GTGGGCTTGTATCACGACCAGCAAACAGAAGATGGGGGCTCCTCGAAAGAGAACCGCAACATCTACAGCGAATCCATGCCGAGGAGGGTGGGCAGCTTCTACAGAG TTCCTTCTCCCCGGCCAGACAACTCTTTTCatgacagcagaggtcagagccgAGATTCTGGTTTGTCCTCCGACGGAACCAGATTGACAAACCACTCCAAACGTCAGCCGGGATTCGACCCCTG GACTGGCCCGGACACGGTGGTGTTGAACCCCTCAGAGCCatccaaagaaaaagaaaagcagggtTTCTTCAGAGCCattaagaagaaaaagaaaaaaagccaaatg ATGCAGGTCCCTGAAGGAAGGCCCCCTGCCACCAAGAAATCTCTTTTCCCTCTGTTTAGCCCAAAGAATAGCATAAAGCATAGGTCCTCAGTGAGAGCCCTCCCTATAGTGTCCTCTTCCATGGTACATGCTGTTCTACACTCTCCTGCTCACCTCCAACCTCCATGTACCACCGGACATTGCAT GTTCCCGGCGACGGGGCGGACGCCGTCATCCAGAAGTCCTCCAGGTCGTCCGGACACCAAAGCAGTCGACACAGGACCCGTAGTAAAAGCAGAGACCGGGATAAAGAGCGGGACCAGGCCAAGGACTGGCCGCATGAGAAACTGTCCGATTCCCACTCCCCG AGTCAACCCCTGA
- the LOC130528801 gene encoding cyclin-dependent kinase-like 5 isoform X5, with translation MWSVGCILGELSDGQPLFPGESEIDQLFTIQKVLGPLPSEQMKLFYNNPRFHGLRFPAVNHHQTLERRYLGIIGGGLLDLLKNLLLLNPTERFLTEQCLNHHAFQTLRLVERSGPPTPTPVRSSKRKPHHGDNTTPSRSHGGKSSGGHRSSSRECSSLPRHEDLHPNTEGFLNGSITAAINLSPTLHPKNYQPQIYNHSTSCSMDLASSNLPHLLSPGEAKSKCDFDLNLGSKVPDGPGAKYLNSNFRSQQNRHSFVEGKTSTLQSGDKHSRHAYMEAHSSTPSAKFAYLNLSKSYGTLSDAKSVGNLNDVHLYADEPTSRYFPSSCLDLTAPSSPAARRMDRLGLGGGGGGRGNTRSDRESNTLDSSHRRSSIRLKASEEAKSPDGLDPGDSGIERSHAHSLSSPRDPLSYGQGYTSPFSSQQRPHRHSMYVRRDHQRTHGAEEGLAVGQGLPTRASSLQLLSPQLQHRTLPRHSGGSSREEDMSRSEQTPTEVTHSRPPIRDSTRDNTASFHTQRQKSEVGLYHDQQTEDGGSSKENRNIYSESMPRRVGSFYRVPSPRPDNSFHDSRGQSRDSGLSSDGTRLTNHSKRQPGFDPWTGPDTVVLNPSEPSKEKEKQGFFRAIKKKKKKSQMMQVPEGRPPATKKSLFPLFSPKNSIKHRSSVRALPIVSSSMVPGDGADAVIQKSSRSSGHQSSRHRTRSKSRDRDKERDQAKDWPHEKLSDSHSPSQPLKSLRKLLHLTSSSSSQAAPPDMHYQPLPNPASAQGGFTESRTHSGVSTPQLKSRQAAYTQLESGWHTSALGRPEGNPYPEQMSIKGGQNGHGFGRPSRSRLPNLNDLKETAL, from the exons ATGTGGTCAGTGGGCTGCATATTAGGAGAGCTGAGCGACGGGCAGCCTCTGTTCCCGGGAGAAAGCGAGATCGACCAGCTCTTTACCATCCAGAAAGTGTTGGGCCCCCTACCATCAGAACAGATGAAGCTCTTCTATAATAACCCCCGCTTCCACGGGCTGAGG TTTCCTGCAGTGAATCACCATCAGACCCTGGAGAGACGATACCTGGGGATCATCGGTGGAggcctcctggatctgctgaaG aacctgctgctgctgaacccgACAGAGCGCTTTCTCACGGAGCAGTGCTTGAATCACCACGCCTTCCAGACCCTGCGGCTGGTGGAACGGTCCggcccacccacacccacacctgtGCGCTCCTCCAAGAGAAAACCTCACCATGGAGACAACACCACCCCCAGCAG GAGCCACGGGGGGAAGAGCTCAGGAGGTCACCGCTCGAGCAGCAGAGAATGTTCCAGCCTGCCTCGACACGAAGACCTCCACCCCAACACCGAGGGGTTCCTCAACGGCAGCATCACGGCGGCGATTAATCTCAGTCCCACGCTGCATCCGAAGAACTACCAGCCGCAGATCTACAACCACTCCACCTCGTGCAGCATGGACCTGGCCAGCAGCAACCTGCCTCATCTGCTCAGCCCCGGTGAAGCCAAGAGCAAGTGCGACTTTGACTTGAACCTGGGGTCGAAGGTTCCCGACGGCCCGGGAGCCAAGTACCTCAACTCCAACTTCCGCTCGCAGCAGAATCGCCATTCCTTTGTGGAGGGGAAGACCAGCACGCTTCAGTCGGGTGACAAACACAGTCGCCACGCCTACATGGAAGCCCACAGCTCCACGCCATCTGCTAAGTTTGCCTATTTGAACTTGTCCAAGAGCTACGGAACGCTCAGCGACGCCAAGTCGGTGGGGAATTTAAACGACGTGCACCTTTACGCGGACGAACCCACATCTCGCTATTTTCCTTCAAGTTGTCTGGACCTCACGGCTCCAAGCAGCCCCGCAGCCCGCCGCATGGACAGACTGGGActtggcggcggcggtggcggcagAGGAAATACGCGTTCGGACAGAGAGAGCAACACGCTGGACTCGTCCCACAGGCGCTCCTCAATCCGTCTGAAGGCCTCGGAGGAGGCCAAATCGCCAGACGGCCTGGACCCCGGAGACAGCGGCATTGAGAGGAGCCACGCTCACTCGCTGTCATCGCCACGTGACCCTCTGTCTTACGGTCAGGGGTACACCAGCCCCTTCTCCTCCCAGCAGCGGCCCCATCGCCACTCCATGTACGTACGGAGAGACCACCAGCGGACACACGGGGCGGAGGAGGGGCTGGCAGTCGGGCAGGGCTTGCCTACCAGAGCCAGcagcctccagctgctctctcCGCAGCTGCAGCATCGCACGCTGCCCCGCCACTCTGGAGGCTCCTCCAGAGAAGAAGACATGAGCAGG AGCGAGCAGACACCCACTGAGGTCACCCACAGCAGACCCCCAATAAGGGACTCCACAAGGGACAACACTGCGTCTTTTCACACACAGCGGCAAAAAAGCGAG GTGGGCTTGTATCACGACCAGCAAACAGAAGATGGGGGCTCCTCGAAAGAGAACCGCAACATCTACAGCGAATCCATGCCGAGGAGGGTGGGCAGCTTCTACAGAG TTCCTTCTCCCCGGCCAGACAACTCTTTTCatgacagcagaggtcagagccgAGATTCTGGTTTGTCCTCCGACGGAACCAGATTGACAAACCACTCCAAACGTCAGCCGGGATTCGACCCCTG GACTGGCCCGGACACGGTGGTGTTGAACCCCTCAGAGCCatccaaagaaaaagaaaagcagggtTTCTTCAGAGCCattaagaagaaaaagaaaaaaagccaaatg ATGCAGGTCCCTGAAGGAAGGCCCCCTGCCACCAAGAAATCTCTTTTCCCTCTGTTTAGCCCAAAGAATAGCATAAAGCATAGGTCCTCAGTGAGAGCCCTCCCTATAGTGTCCTCTTCCATG GTTCCCGGCGACGGGGCGGACGCCGTCATCCAGAAGTCCTCCAGGTCGTCCGGACACCAAAGCAGTCGACACAGGACCCGTAGTAAAAGCAGAGACCGGGATAAAGAGCGGGACCAGGCCAAGGACTGGCCGCATGAGAAACTGTCCGATTCCCACTCCCCG AGTCAACCCCTGAAGTCTCTGCGTAAGCTCCTacacctcacctcctcctcctccagtcaggCCGCACCCCCTGACATGCACTACCAGCCGCTGCCTAATCCAGCCTCTGCTCAGGGCGGATTCACAGAGAGCCGCACTCACTCAGGAGTCAGCACGCCCCAGCTCAAGAGCCGTCAGGCGGCATACACGCAGCTGGAGTCGGGCTGGCACACGTCGGCCCTTGGACGACCAGAGGGCAACCCCTACCCAGAGCAGATGAGCATAAAGGGGGGCCAGAACGGGCACGGCTTCGGACGCCCCTCCAGGTCTCGTCTGCCAAACCTCAATGACCTGAAAGAAACAGCTCTGTGA